GCGATCTTGTCCTGAACCAGCACGTCGTAGAGTTTGGAGCCCTTGTCCTCGGCCAGGTCGATGAACAGGATTTCGGGCGACTCGAAGTTCTTCCATGCGGCATACGGGTCTTCCGTGTGGAAAAGGATGTCCGAAAGAGTCAGCTTGTCGCCGCCGTTGGCCTTGAACACGAATTTGTATTTGGCATAGTCGGCCGGCGCCGCCAGGTAATAGATATGTTTCTGGAAACGGGCGATGAACGCGACCTCCGAACGGCTGTCCACCTCGTTCCACGACGCGCCGTCGTCCGACCCGTAGACCTTCCATGACACGGGGTCGTACAGCGCTTCGACGCCGTTGTCGCCCTGCTCCACCACGCCCGACGATACGAGCGTGTAGGCCACGATCCGCCCGGCGCTGCAATCCACGACCGCCTCGACGCTGTTCTCCGAGCCGACTTCGGCCTCGAAGTAGGTCGTAAGGTCGTCGTCAAGGAGCGCCGCCGCGTCGGACGATGGCGTGGCGCCGATGCCGCCGATCTCCACGGTGCCGCCCGGGGCCGGCAGGAAATGCGGCTTTTCATCGGCACAGGAGCAGAGGAGCGCCCCCGCTAAAAGCATATATGTTATCTTTTTCATCATTTTCAGGTTTTAAAGTCCGTTAATATCCGTAATTCTGGTCGCTCTCCGAGATGCCCGAGTTGGCGTCGATTTCGGCCTGCGGAATCGGCAGCGTCAGGCGGTAGTCGTCGGCGGAAATCGTCTTGCCCTCGCGCGTCATGGTCACTTTCAGGCGGCGCGCGTCGAACAGGCGGTGCCCCTCCCATACCAGCTCGCAGCGGCGCTCCTTGATAATCTCGGCCAGCAGCCCCGGATAGGTCTGCGCCGTGTAGCCCTCGATACGTTCGGCGCGCAGTTCGTTGAGCAGGCGGTTGGCCTCAGCCAGGTCGGGGTTCTCACGCATCATCAGCGCCTCGATGGCAATGAGCTGCATCTCCTCGGCACGGAACATTTTCTCATCGAGACGGCCGATATCCGACGCGTCGCCGAACCACTTGGTGACCATCCACACGGGCGCCCCAGCGCGGTCACGGCCGTATTCGAAGAAAACCGGCCCGCGGACGTCTTTTTCGGAAAACTGGGCGCGCAGTTCGTTGCTCGGGCGGAAAACGCTCGAATAGTCGCGGCCCACGAAGAGCGTCCCGATCGTCGACGAGCCTGCGGGACGCGACAGCTTGAAAATCGTACCGGCGTTCGACTTGTCCAGCCAGAGGTTCTGCACCTCGCCAAGCTTGGCGATGCCTACGGCACGCAGGGCGTTGCTGGCATAGATGTAGGCGTGGGTGTACTTTTTGTGGTAGAGCGAAACCCGCGCACGGAGCGCATCGACCGCGGCCTGCGAAATGTATGCCGTCGAGTTGGTTGCCTTGTTGTCGGCCGCCAGGTCGGGAGCCGCTACCGTCAGCATGTCGTACGCGCGGGTGAGGTCGGTCATAATCTGCTCGTAGCATGCGCCGACTTTGTCGCGCGGGGGATTGCCCACCACGTGGTAATGGCTGACGTACGGGATGCCCAGCGCGTCGTCGTTCGAAAAATCGGAGAAGAAGCAGAGCAGCTCGAAATGCGCATAGGCGCGGAAGAAGTAAGCCGTGCCGAGCGACACCTGCAGTGAGGTTTCCTCTTCGGCGTTGAGCGGCTTCACTTTCGGGCCGTAGTTAAGCACGCGGTTGGCCTGATTGATGATACCGTAGTAATGCGCCCACAAGCCGCTGACGTCGCCCGACGTGGCGGTGTAGACCCAGCCGGCAAGGTCGGTTCCTGCGCCACCCGAATCGCCGCCCTGCACGCAGTCGTCGGCGATATATTCCGTAACGGCAAGTTTCGAGCGCAGGCTGGCCTTGCCGTAGATGCCGACCACGGCCTTATGGACGTTCTGCACGTTGCCGAACGCCTTGTCGGGGCCGACCATGTCCGTGGGATCGAGGTCGGTATAGTTACATGACGT
This Alistipes onderdonkii DNA region includes the following protein-coding sequences:
- a CDS encoding basic secretory protein-like protein; translation: MKKITYMLLAGALLCSCADEKPHFLPAPGGTVEIGGIGATPSSDAAALLDDDLTTYFEAEVGSENSVEAVVDCSAGRIVAYTLVSSGVVEQGDNGVEALYDPVSWKVYGSDDGASWNEVDSRSEVAFIARFQKHIYYLAAPADYAKYKFVFKANGGDKLTLSDILFHTEDPYAAWKNFESPEILFIDLAEDKGSKLYDVLVQDKIAYLKWHALEICTYLYFNDRDERFPVNTIEYFLEPMPGKVSYKGGSSPKINIHYSTDWIQKSANESLLKLSLETRGVLFHEMVHAFQLEPQGIPAYSQGNMSWAAIEGLADAVRTVAGYHDYATRNTNGSLMSGYQTTGFFCYWLTQTQDKDAIRNINASMRTINPWSWDAALKYALGEDANEQTLWALYKADKTNYQKR
- a CDS encoding RagB/SusD family nutrient uptake outer membrane protein, whose product is MKKIQSICIVALLAAFALTSCNYTDLDPTDMVGPDKAFGNVQNVHKAVVGIYGKASLRSKLAVTEYIADDCVQGGDSGGAGTDLAGWVYTATSGDVSGLWAHYYGIINQANRVLNYGPKVKPLNAEEETSLQVSLGTAYFFRAYAHFELLCFFSDFSNDDALGIPYVSHYHVVGNPPRDKVGACYEQIMTDLTRAYDMLTVAAPDLAADNKATNSTAYISQAAVDALRARVSLYHKKYTHAYIYASNALRAVGIAKLGEVQNLWLDKSNAGTIFKLSRPAGSSTIGTLFVGRDYSSVFRPSNELRAQFSEKDVRGPVFFEYGRDRAGAPVWMVTKWFGDASDIGRLDEKMFRAEEMQLIAIEALMMRENPDLAEANRLLNELRAERIEGYTAQTYPGLLAEIIKERRCELVWEGHRLFDARRLKVTMTREGKTISADDYRLTLPIPQAEIDANSGISESDQNYGY